The Hornefia porci genome contains the following window.
AGCACTGCTCTGGATACTCCTTCTTCCACGGCCGTATGAGTAGTAATGATTCCACCGGATTGATCACTGATCTCGTGAAGTTTTTCAAGCATAGTCATTGCAGTGCCTCCTTTCTGTTGATACTTTCTTCGAAAAATTATAATCCATATTTTGTCATTTGTCAAATATATGTGTGTGCTTAAAAATCGTCCATGTTTTTTCACCTTTTCAGAGCACAGGGAGAGTAATTAGAAAACAGGCCGAAAAGGGCAATAGCAAGAGTTCCTCACTATCATGCCCTTTTCGCCTGCAGCTTAAAGTCCCATCATTTCCCGGACGATGGCATCGCTCATCTTGACTGATCCCACCAGAACGAGCATGTTGAACACCAGCTCGCCCACGTACTTCCATACCATGGCTGCCGGCGCCGCATCTGCGTCAACCACCGGCGGTGTGGATGCAAACTTGGTGAAGATGATACAGGCCAGAACGATGATCGCTCCTTCCAGACACACCGCCGCATATCCCTTCAGGAAGCTGATCCCCACATTCTGGGTGGGCTGCCCGGCAAATGTGGAGAGCGGGATCGGCGCGATGGCCGTGTACATATACAGCTTGAAGAACCTGCCATAGACGGTGAGAATGATGATGAAAGACAATACCGTTATGACCAGACTGCCGATCAGCGTCACCGCCCAAAGCGGAATGCTTTCAAAGAACCCACAGTCTTCAATGGCTTTCACCATCTCTTTCGGCAGCGTTGTCTTTCCGGCAGCTGCAATCCCGGAGGACCGCATAATGGTACTGACGACTCCCTGAATAATGGTGAAGATCGCCATCATCAGCTCCAACCCGTAGGTGACAACGCCTTTTGCAATAGCAAAACGGATAAAAAGTTTCAGCGCATGCTCCGGCCGTTTCACTTCATCCAGACTGGCGCTGGTCCTTGCCATTCCCACCAGAAAAAACAAAACGAGCAGGGCAAGCCCTATGGCCTGTACTGCTCCGTTGATGTTCAGGATCACCTTCCAGATACCGCCGCCCTTGAACGATTCCGGCGACACGGTGAGAAACTGCCAGACTTCCGCCAGCTTTTCATTCCATGTGTTCAGTGCATTCTGGAGGTTCTGTACTACCCAGTTATCACTCACCGGCCATCACCTCCGGAATCATTATATTTCTTTGAATTTTTCATTGATGTCTCCCACTATATGATCATGTTCAGAATTTCTTTTGTAAACGTGATGATGATCCCGCCGGCCAGCGTCAGAAATCCGTTGGCGCGGGCACTGGGGTCGTGAGACTTCATCGACAATCCCACTTGCATGATGCCTAACCCCAGCAGGATCAGCCCGATGGCTCGAATCAGGCTGAAGATAAACGTGGACAGATTGTTCACCGTGGAAATCGGATCGCCTGCCGCAAAGCAGGTGGCTGCACCAACCGTGCAGGTTAGCACCATCGCCGCATATCCGGTGATGATGCTCCGTCTCCTTATCTCATCAGTTTTGAGTTCATTCTTTTTCCTAGTCATTAAACGATTCTCCTTCCTCGAATTCATGCTGCAGATCTTCTTCTGACAAAAGCTCATATCCCGTGGGCTCTGCCGGCTGATCGTCCTCATGTTCCAGGAACGCCGACGTCAGCTGGATGCTGAAGTCCGCCTTATCCGCTATGCCGTGCAGGAACGGTGGAGCTCCGCCGTCCTCTGTCAGCGCAATATTGGGATGCTTCAGAATGTCATACTTGAGATCCTTCACCGGCCGTTCGCCCCGGATAAAAAGAAGGGAATACCGGTTATCCAGCATCCGCACTTCATCCGGCGTCATCAGTTCTCTTCCGGTGTTCTGGTAATTTGTTGAATAGTTGCCGCTCCTTCCGGTGGACCTGCCATAGGTGTTGGTATCGATGGTCTCTTTTCCCAGAAGCTCACTGACGTACTTATGGGTCTGCTGCTCGTTGCCGCCCAGGTAGACGAACTCGTCGCAGTTTCCCATGATGGATTCCCAGTCTTTCTCATACAGCGCCTTGAGCTGCGCCAGATTCTGCAAAATGATACTGACTGATACGTTCCGGGAGCGCATGACAGACAGGATCTTCTGAAAGTCCGAAGGCATGGACAGGTTGGCAAACTCGTCCAGCACGAAATGCACGTGAACCGGAAGACTGCCGCCGTATTTCTTGTCTGCGCAATGGAAAAGCTGCTGAAAGAGCTGGGTGTACAAAATGGATACCAGAAAGTTGAAGCTGGTGTCGTTGTCCGGAATGATGGCAAACAGTGCTGTCTTCCTTTCTCCCAGTGACGGCAGGTCCAGTTCATCGGTGATGGTCAGCTTTGCAAGACTCTCCAGATTGAATTTTTCCAGCCTTGCAGCCAAGGTAATCTGGATGGACTTCAGCGTCTTTGCCGCACCGGAATGGTAATTGCGGTAATACTTGAGAGCAATGTGATCCGGATCTGTCTTTTCCAGATCGAAGAAAAGGTTGTCCAGGGGACTGGGTGAATTGTCCTCTTCGTCTACATCTCCGGCTCGGAGCATCTCCATGACCATGGCAAAATTCTGCTCTTCCTCCGGCGCCTCATACTTAAGATAAAAGATCAGTGCCAGAAGCAGCATCTGTGCTGCCGTATCCCAGAAGGGATCATTGGACTGAGCACCTTTTGGCGTGGTGGACTTGAAGAGATTGGTCACCAGCCGCTGCACGTCGTTATCGTCCCGCAGATAGACAAAGGGATTGTAACAGTGCGACCGGTCCATTTCCTGAAGATCCAGGGCCTTCACCGCATATCCCTTTTCCTCCAGAAGATGGCCGGTTGCCCGGATGGTCTCACCCTTGGGATCCAGAATCACAAGGGAACTTTCTCCGCACTGCATGACATTAGGTTTGCAGTAAAACCGTGTCTTTCCTGCACCGGATCCTCCGATGACCATTACATTCAGGTTCCTCCTGTGCTTCCTGCCGTTCAGACCGATCCGCACATTCTGGGTAAGCAGTTTGTTGTTTTCCGGGATCCTGTCGGCATATCTTTTATTCAGCGTTTTAGGATCTCCCCATTTCGCAGAGCCATGCTCCTCGCCTCGGCGGTAATTCCGCCGGGTGGAGAGCCAGATGCCGATGCTGACAGCGTAGATCGCCAGGAAAAGCAGGATCGTTCGCAGTGTGTTTTCCGTCATCCGGATCTGAAAAGGCTGCCGGAAAGCGCCGGACAGTTCGTCCATGTGCTCCAACAGCCCATTCCTCATATATGGCGCAGCGATCAGCGCAGCCCAGATCACGGGAATCACCCCGATGACTGAGCCGAGCAGGATAGTCTTCTTATCGGTAGTGTTCATGGCAGGCCTCCGATACCAGAAATCGCTTTTGCTTCGCCTCATAGAGTTTAACCATCAGTTCGTCTATCGGATCCGTGGGAAGACCATCCTTGATTTGCTTTGTGCGCATGTCGTTCAATGCATTCAGCAGAATGTTCCGGTCATAGGAATCCATCTCTAAGATCAGTTTTCTTTCCATGGCTACCTCTCATTCTCCCGACCGTCTCTGGCTCGGGCCAGCATCTCTCTGTTCACTTCGTCAGCTGCGGTTTTCACTGCAGTCAGTTCACGGCGTACATCTTTTTCCTTGCGGCCTTCGAAAAAGCGGGCAACGCGCTCGAAATCCACGTCCGGAGGATCCAGCCGGTAGTACTTCGCCATGAGATACACACTGAGATCCGCCATGTTTACGGCTCTTCCACGGAACGCCTCGTCCCGGACAAAGGTCGTCATCGCCCGCTGACGAACGGCTCCCAGCAGCTCTTCCGGCGACAGCATTCCGCTCATCTCGTGGTATTCCTTCCTGCTGATCGTTCTTCCCATCGCCGTAGTCTGAGTAACATCGAAATTTTTACTGACATCCGAAGCAAAGCCCTGGCTTCCATCCGGCCTCTCATAGGTGACCGGCTTCAGCATCAGGATAGCTTTCTCGCCTTTGTTCACAAAGATGCTGTCATTCTTCCAGTCATCAAAGGACCGGATCCATGTTGCCTCCGGTCTCTGCCGCCCGATAAGAAGGGCATTGGAAACAGAACTTCGAAGGAAGCGAGCCTGCACATCCGCATAGGCCTTCAGCTTCTCCGGATCCAGAAGCTTTTGCGTTTCCTCTGACAGCATTTCGAAGATGCGGTCTTTTTCTTCTCTCTTCCGGGTTTTGTAGACTTCACGGTCGAAAGTATCACTACTATTCACCTGATTCATTGTTGTTATCGCTCCTTTCCCGGCCGCTTGGGAAGCGGCACTTTCACAGTATTCTCTTTGGAGGAAAGCATCTTTTCTTTTTCCCGGGACAGCTTCTGCTCCCGGGACTGTCGCCTCCGGTAGTAGTTCAGCTTTTCCCGGACAGATGGCCTATTCATTCCAGTCGACCCATTTGAGCGGCTTGTTTGCCTCAAGCTTGGCTCGGACGGAGGGTCGTTTGCCGTCTTCGCCAAATCGGGGTTTGCCTTCTGCTTTTGTTTCCCGGGGCCTGCTCCCATGGTTCTTTCGCTTCTTGCCTCCGGCTCCTTCTTCTCCCGTGCATCCTTTTCCGGAAAATATTTCTCCTGTTCTTTGACGCTGCCGGTGACGGATGCCGTTGGCACTGTTCCAAGGCGGAAGCGTTCGGTGATCCTCTGGATCTTGGAAGCGTCCTCGGCTCTTGCAATCACATCCACAACAGCATTCTCGTCTTTGTTGTTCTCGTCCCGCAGCACGCAGTAGAGCACCCCGTAGCGTTTGGCTTCCTGTGTGAATTTCTTCAGGTCCTTCTGCTGCACTGTATAGACCTTCAGTTCCTTTCCAGTTCTCAGCATGTTGGTGAGCCGGGTCTTTCCCTTTGTCTTCTGTTCTTCCTTCAGCACGGCGTGAAGTAGAATGGCGATGTTCTTGGCTCCGTTTCCGGTGATCCTCGCCGCCACCTCCACGCCTTCCAGCGACAGCCTGACGACCTGTTCTGCTGCATCTCCTCCTGGATTCATAATGGTTTTCTCTCCTTTCCCCGTGTTCTGTCTTCAATCACAGTTTCAAGATTCCGTTCTACCTGACCGGACCGTTCCCGGATGTCCCTGCAGAGCTTCAGTTCTTTCCGGGTATCCTTCAGCTCCGCAGTCAGCTTCCTTACCTGTTCCCGGTACTTTGCATCTTCCTCTTCCGGCATCTTCCGCCGGAGCTTCTGTCTCAACTCGTTTCGCCGCGCACTGATGGAAGAGTAATCTTCCGTCAGAGACTTCATTCTTTTTTCCAGATCCTCCTCCGTGCCAATGTTGTACCTTGCAAGGAGCTTTGCTTCCTCGCTGTACAGATCACACTTCAAAAGCTCCTCTTTCAGGACCGCATGAAGCCGCACGGGATTCTGCCGGTACTTCGGCAGGTATCCCAGCTCGTAGCAGTACCGGAGATACAGTTTTTCCAGACCGCTTCTTCCCATGATTTTGTCGATCCGGCGCTTCAGGTCATAATGATTGGAGCTACGGGACTCTTTCTGCAACCGCTGCATCCTGACACCGATATCATTTGAAAATACTCTCTGCTGAATCATCTCTCTTGTGTAGGTATCCCCCAGGCGATCGGTCCGGATGGCCTTTGTCCATCCCGGAGGCGTTACGGTCCAGTACTTGCGCCGGGGATTGAACTGATACAGATAACCCCGCTTTTTCAGTTCCGATTTGAATTCCTCTATGTTGGCGCTGACCGAGATGGCTTCGTCCAGCGCCTGCCTTGCCACATTGTATCTGGTGGGCATGCCGGCTTTCTCCATTTTGAAGAGAGAGTAGGGGACCCGCTTTCCTTCCGGATGCTCGATGACGGACAGATTCCGCTCACGGCAGATCCGGTCAGATACTGCACGGATCCTCATGGTCTCTTCCGTGCAGAAGTGAAAACGTTTTCCATCCACAAAAGAGACTGAGTTGAAAACGATATGGTTATGAACATTGTTTGTGTTCAGGTGGGTGGCAACCACAATCTGGAAGCGGTCGCCCCAGAGTTCTCTTGCCATCTGTACTCCGATCTCATGGGCTTCTTCCGGCGTTACCTCGTATCCGTCGAAGCTCTGCATGCAGTGTCCGCATACGATTCCACCCGTCTTGTTGAAGCTCTGTTTGGTAATGTTGAACTGTTCTCTCGCGTTCTCCACATCGCAGTTGATCCCGGTAGTGAAGTACTGCTTCTCCGTTTTGCTTTCGTCGGCGGCATAGGCAATGATGTCCGCCAGTGCCTGCCGGTCTGCATCGGAGAGGCCAAGGTTTCTGGTCTTCTCCGGATTGCCGATATATGACAAAGAGTTTCCAGGATTGCCCCGGATCCTTTTGATTTTCGTCACTGCCATTCTGACTTCCTCCTTTCCGGTATCAGATATTTCCGTTCCATCTCGAGCCTGAACCCACGCCATGCCTCCGCCTCCGATGAAAGAAGCTCCTGTGCTTCTACACCGGATGTCACCGCAGAAAGTGTCTGCAGCCGTTCCGCAAATTCAGATATCCGGTTCATGTCCTTGAAAAATTCCGTTCCCGGTCTTTCCGGCGGAGCATATCCCCGGAGAAGGAGACGGATCAGGTCGGTTTCGGTCATGCAGGCCCGCTTCGCTTTCTCTGCCAGGTCATCCGCCTGCTGTTCGGTCAGCCAGAATTGTTTCTTTCTTCCTCGTCTTCCCAAAACCTCACCTCCATTCTCCGGGGTCTTGCAGTAGATTGCATCCTCGCTTCGCTTCGGGCAATCCTTGCATAAACACCTGCCATTGCTCACCTGCACCGCGCTTGCGCTGCGACTTGCTTCGCAATGTTAGGGGTTTAAGGGCCCTCCCTAAATCTATGGGAACCGGCGGCCGGTGCCCATGCCTTTGTACTCACATGGGAGTACGAAGGCTTTGCTTGCTAAAGTTATGCACAGCATCCTACCTTTCCATGGACTGTTTTCTCTCGTGCTTCATTGGATGAAATTTCTTCGACCTGATTCCGTTTTCCGTTACATAAAACTGCTCCGGAAATTCGAATTTCTTCCGCATTTTTTCTTCCAGATCAGGCGGCATGGACAGGAATCTTTCCCTTTCGACAGGTGCGTAGCAAATGAAAAACGGACCTGCAATGATGTCCTGCAGCCGCCCGTTCTGGTCAAATATTCCTCTGTTCAGTTCCATGCCGAGCATTTTTCCTTCCTCGTTGCAGACGATGGCGCAGTCTCCGATGCGTGGATCCGATGCCTCCTCAAAGGGCATATATTCTTCAATATTTCCCTCCACGAGCCTTTGCATCGACTCCAGATTATCCTCGATTTCTGCAATCTCTGCCTGTTCTCCCGGCTTAAGCAATAACACCCGGAGCTTATCATTTTCATTATGTTCGTTCATATTCAGGGCTCCTTTCACGATTAATATGCAGTAATTTTGGCAGCATAGCGTTCTGCTGCAATAAAAAAACGGAGACATTCAAGTCTCCGTTGCAGACATCTGCGCATCAATGATCTACAGATAAATTGATATATATCCTCTCAAACTTTCGATCATTTGATCAAAAGAAAGTTCACCGACATAAGCATTTCGCTTGCAATACAGCTCCCAGCGTTTACGAAATCCGGCATTCGATTGAATATCGTTCAAATCACTGAGTATACTATTTGCATCAAGTTCTGTATTCCGATACGCAAAAGTTGTATTCACTGCTTCCCGCAGTTTGTTTTTATCAAGGTTATCTGATTTCAAGTTAAACAGAAGGTAAAGGTCGTAAAAATCCTTGCTGCGGCTATTATCCGTCTTTCTTGAAACAACCGTCTCGAGTTTCTCTGCAATAATAGTCTCAAGGTTATATGACATTACTTTTACAGTTTTGTCATCTTCAAATACAGAACAATATGGATATTCGATCGCATCTGGCGTTATCGGATCTCCAGTCGCAACATCTATGCTGAAGGGCTGACGTATATTCTCAATTTGACCCTCCATCAAAATTTTATATCCGGGATATTGATCTTCAATTTTAATGTTGTCAATCGATTTTAAAATATATCGCAGTCCATCCACACTATCGGAAGCGGCCAGTTCTGAAAAAATCTTTTTAATTTCACTTTCACTCAATGGATGATTTCTCAAAGACATATCCATATCCATCGTTGTTCGTGTTTGTATCCCCAGTACCGATGAAAGAAGGAATCCCCCTTTCAAAATCAAATCTGTCCTGTATTTGCTTGCTGCAATGCGTTCTAAAAAATGTTCGAAGAAATAAAGCAGTAGTAACGTGTTGATTGATACACCTGATTCTTTTGACCTCTTCCTGATCAGAGCCATCATTTTATCTTTGTTCATATTACCTCCAGGATGTCATCCACTTTCTTTTCAATCTTCATCACGCCGGCATAAACACGGAGTTTCTTATAGTCTCTGTCAGGGTCGCTGGCATAGGCCTTCATGGCATGAGAGAATATCTCCACATCAACGTTTTTCCTTCCTGCAATCAGGTCGCAGATGGTCCGTTCCTTGTCATAAACCCTGACCGCATTCCCGAAGACAGTTGG
Protein-coding sequences here:
- a CDS encoding DUF3846 domain-containing protein gives rise to the protein MNEHNENDKLRVLLLKPGEQAEIAEIEDNLESMQRLVEGNIEEYMPFEEASDPRIGDCAIVCNEEGKMLGMELNRGIFDQNGRLQDIIAGPFFICYAPVERERFLSMPPDLEEKMRKKFEFPEQFYVTENGIRSKKFHPMKHERKQSMER
- a CDS encoding PcfB family protein, translating into MNPGGDAAEQVVRLSLEGVEVAARITGNGAKNIAILLHAVLKEEQKTKGKTRLTNMLRTGKELKVYTVQQKDLKKFTQEAKRYGVLYCVLRDENNKDENAVVDVIARAEDASKIQRITERFRLGTVPTASVTGSVKEQEKYFPEKDAREKKEPEARSERTMGAGPGKQKQKANPDLAKTANDPPSEPSLRQTSRSNGSTGMNRPSVREKLNYYRRRQSREQKLSREKEKMLSSKENTVKVPLPKRPGKER
- a CDS encoding relaxase/mobilization nuclease domain-containing protein; amino-acid sequence: MAVTKIKRIRGNPGNSLSYIGNPEKTRNLGLSDADRQALADIIAYAADESKTEKQYFTTGINCDVENAREQFNITKQSFNKTGGIVCGHCMQSFDGYEVTPEEAHEIGVQMARELWGDRFQIVVATHLNTNNVHNHIVFNSVSFVDGKRFHFCTEETMRIRAVSDRICRERNLSVIEHPEGKRVPYSLFKMEKAGMPTRYNVARQALDEAISVSANIEEFKSELKKRGYLYQFNPRRKYWTVTPPGWTKAIRTDRLGDTYTREMIQQRVFSNDIGVRMQRLQKESRSSNHYDLKRRIDKIMGRSGLEKLYLRYCYELGYLPKYRQNPVRLHAVLKEELLKCDLYSEEAKLLARYNIGTEEDLEKRMKSLTEDYSSISARRNELRQKLRRKMPEEEDAKYREQVRKLTAELKDTRKELKLCRDIRERSGQVERNLETVIEDRTRGKERKPL
- a CDS encoding glutamyl-tRNA amidotransferase gives rise to the protein MTRKKNELKTDEIRRRSIITGYAAMVLTCTVGAATCFAAGDPISTVNNLSTFIFSLIRAIGLILLGLGIMQVGLSMKSHDPSARANGFLTLAGGIIITFTKEILNMII
- a CDS encoding VirD4-like conjugal transfer protein, CD1115 family, which translates into the protein MNTTDKKTILLGSVIGVIPVIWAALIAAPYMRNGLLEHMDELSGAFRQPFQIRMTENTLRTILLFLAIYAVSIGIWLSTRRNYRRGEEHGSAKWGDPKTLNKRYADRIPENNKLLTQNVRIGLNGRKHRRNLNVMVIGGSGAGKTRFYCKPNVMQCGESSLVILDPKGETIRATGHLLEEKGYAVKALDLQEMDRSHCYNPFVYLRDDNDVQRLVTNLFKSTTPKGAQSNDPFWDTAAQMLLLALIFYLKYEAPEEEQNFAMVMEMLRAGDVDEEDNSPSPLDNLFFDLEKTDPDHIALKYYRNYHSGAAKTLKSIQITLAARLEKFNLESLAKLTITDELDLPSLGERKTALFAIIPDNDTSFNFLVSILYTQLFQQLFHCADKKYGGSLPVHVHFVLDEFANLSMPSDFQKILSVMRSRNVSVSIILQNLAQLKALYEKDWESIMGNCDEFVYLGGNEQQTHKYVSELLGKETIDTNTYGRSTGRSGNYSTNYQNTGRELMTPDEVRMLDNRYSLLFIRGERPVKDLKYDILKHPNIALTEDGGAPPFLHGIADKADFSIQLTSAFLEHEDDQPAEPTGYELLSEEDLQHEFEEGESFND
- a CDS encoding ArdC-like ssDNA-binding domain-containing protein: MNQVNSSDTFDREVYKTRKREEKDRIFEMLSEETQKLLDPEKLKAYADVQARFLRSSVSNALLIGRQRPEATWIRSFDDWKNDSIFVNKGEKAILMLKPVTYERPDGSQGFASDVSKNFDVTQTTAMGRTISRKEYHEMSGMLSPEELLGAVRQRAMTTFVRDEAFRGRAVNMADLSVYLMAKYYRLDPPDVDFERVARFFEGRKEKDVRRELTAVKTAADEVNREMLARARDGRENER
- a CDS encoding nucleotidyl transferase AbiEii/AbiGii toxin family protein is translated as MNKDKMMALIRKRSKESGVSINTLLLLYFFEHFLERIAASKYRTDLILKGGFLLSSVLGIQTRTTMDMDMSLRNHPLSESEIKKIFSELAASDSVDGLRYILKSIDNIKIEDQYPGYKILMEGQIENIRQPFSIDVATGDPITPDAIEYPYCSVFEDDKTVKVMSYNLETIIAEKLETVVSRKTDNSRSKDFYDLYLLFNLKSDNLDKNKLREAVNTTFAYRNTELDANSILSDLNDIQSNAGFRKRWELYCKRNAYVGELSFDQMIESLRGYISIYL